From Anopheles darlingi chromosome 2, idAnoDarlMG_H_01, whole genome shotgun sequence, the proteins below share one genomic window:
- the LOC125948965 gene encoding immunoglobulin domain-containing protein oig-4-like — MNRKRSLASAVPLHVCVLIVVMLLISSAIDDVAARRGRARGRTKSRMQIGLPITGKYRDPESDQYYNNNNGAKITLASHFDYEYVLGHKIAFLCVARGTPRPTITWFKDGVEIFSHLYLHVHEWNIGKDKVKSKIEIDPATQMDAGVYECTADNMYSIDRRSFKTDFSIAFD, encoded by the exons ATGAATCGCAAACGATCCTTAGCATCAGCTGTACCACTGCATGTGTGCGTCTTGATCGTGGTCATGCTGCTGATATCGAGCGCGATTGACGATGTGGCTGCTAGGCGTGGACGAGCTAGAGGTCGTACGAAATCGAGG ATGCAAATCGGTCTTCCAATTACCGGCAAATACCGCGATCCTGAATCAGATCAGTattacaataacaacaat GGTGCAAAGATCACACTAGCTTCACACTTTGACTATGAATACGTGCTAGGACACAAGATTGCCTTTTTGTGTGTAGCCCGCGGCACACCGCGACCAACTATCACCTGGTTCAAGGATGGTGTTGAGATCTTTAGCCACCTTTATCTACAC GTACACGAATGGAACATTGGCAAGGATAAGGTGAAGTCAaagatcgaaatcgatccGGCTACACAGATGGATGCCGGCGTGTACGAGTGCACCGCTGATAACAtgtactcgatcgatcgacgaagtTTTAAGACCGATTTCTCGATTGCATTTGACTAG
- the LOC125948961 gene encoding guanine nucleotide-binding protein subunit beta-2, producing the protein MPPKDDPEVAALKKEINDMIAKFQEEQKKAADCTLFEKCGDMAETPKVRMSTKKFLKGHINKVNSVHYAGDSRHCVTGSLDGKLIIWDTWTGNKVQVIPLRSAWVMSVAYADSGNFVACGGMDNMCTVYDLNNRDAQGNAKIVRELMGYEGFLSSCRFLDDSHIITGSGDLKICVWDLQVGKKTSEFDAHAGDVVSISMSPDKNTYVTGSVDRTCKLWDVRENTPKQTFFGHEADVNSVSYHPSGFGFATGSEDKTARLFDFRSDQQIGHYEPPNKNSGFTSCALSLSGRYILCGSDDNNIHIWDTMKGQHNGTLSGHENRITSICMAPNGMALASCSWDQHVRIWV; encoded by the exons ATGCCCCCGAAAGACGATCCGGAAGTCGCCGCATTGAAAAAAGAGATCAATGATATGATCGCCAAATTCCAG GAGGAACAGAAAAAGGCTGCAGATTGCACGCTATTCGAAAAGTGCGGAGACATGGCGGAGACCCCGAAGGTACGCATGTCGACGAAAAAGTTCCTGAAGGGCCACATCAACAAGGTCAACTCGGTGCACTACGCGGGCGATTCGCGCCACTGCGTGACCGGTTCTCTCGATGGTAAGCTCATCATCTGGGATACCTGGACAGGGAACAAGGTGCAGGTCATACCGCTACGATCGGCATGGGTGATGAGCGTCGCGTACGCGGATTCGGGCAACTTTGTCGCCTGCGGTGGAATGGACAACATGTGCACTGTGTACGATCTGAACAACCGAGACGCGCAGGGTAATGCGAAAATCGTGCGCGAACTGATGGGATACGAGGGTTTCCTGAGCTCATGTCGATTTCTCGATGATTCCCACATCATTACTGGTTCCGGAGATTTGAAAAT CTGTGTGTGGGACCTGCAAGTTGGCAAGAAAACGTCCGAGTTCGATGCCCATGCTGGTGATGTCGTTTCGATTTCCATGAGTCCGGACAAGAACACCTACGTTACTGGTTCAGTCGACCGTACTTGTAAGCTGTGGGATGTAAGGGAAAACACACCGAAACAGACTTTCTTCGGCCATGAGGCAGATGTGAACAGTGTTAGC TATCATCCGAGTGGATTTGGATTTGCAACTGGTTCCGAAGATAAAACGGCTCGTTTGTTCGACTTCCGTTCGGATCAGCAGATCGGACACTACGAGCCACCGAATAAGAATAGTGGATTCACTTCATGCG CTCTCTCACTGAGTGGCCGGTACATATTGTGTGGATCTGATGATAACAATATTCACATCTGGGATACCATGAAGGGCCAGCATAACG GTACACTGAGTGGACATGAAAATCGAATTACGTCGATCTGTATGGCACCGAACGGTATGGCGTTGGCATCGTGCAGCTGGGATCAGCACGTCCGTATCTGGGTCTAG
- the LOC125948963 gene encoding transmembrane emp24 domain-containing protein 5, with the protein MENPRRTTTKFFAAVVLIVHFALPVSALQKELTINVEAGQQDCFFEQAKAGQTIDIEYQVIDGGHGDLDISFELAEVTGRTIFADYKKSDNIHRYPVPYDGEFKFCFNNDFSRHNSKTVFFELIIEREGEQEDTAWSDVDLLEGLTPEEFYEMKVQDMEDAIKRVRNNLTKARQLQDMLRSHEARDRNIAEENYFKVNVWSFFQILVMIAVGVLQVFMVKSLFDTDSRAYKLLTKL; encoded by the exons ATG GAAAATCCACGCCGTACCACGACGAAGTTCTTTGCCGCGGTCGTATTGATCGTGCATTTTGCTCTGCCAGTATCCGCGCTGCAGAAAGAACTTACGATCAACGTGGAGGCGGGCCAGCAGGACTGTTTTTTTGAGCAGGCAAAGGCTGGCCAAACGATCGACATCGAGTACCAAGTGATCGATGGAGGGCACGGGGACTTAGACATAAGCTTCGAGCTAGCCGAGGTGACGGGCCGGACAATCTTTGCGGATTACAAAAAGTCCGACAACATCCACCGATACCCGGTGCCGTACGACGGAGAATTCAAGTTCTGCTTCAACAACGACTTCAGCCGGCACAACAGCAAAACTGTGTTCTTCGAACTCATCATCGAGCGGGAAGGAGAACAGGAAGATACGGCCTGGTCTGATGTGGATCTGTTGGAAGGTCTCACGCCAGAAGAGTTCTACGAGATGAAGGTGCAGGACATGGAGGATGCGATCAAGCGGGTGCGCAACAACCTGACTAAGGCGAGGCAGCTGCAGGATATGCTGCGCTCGCACGAAGCCCGCGATCGAAACATAGCTGAGGAGAACTACTTCAAAGTGAACGTGTGGTCGTTCTTCCAGATACTGGTCATGATTGCGGTCGGTGTGCTGCAAGTGTTTATGGTGAAATCCCTCTTTGACACGGACTCGCGAGCCTACAAACTGCTGACCAAGTTGTAA